In Mangifera indica cultivar Alphonso chromosome 1, CATAS_Mindica_2.1, whole genome shotgun sequence, a single genomic region encodes these proteins:
- the LOC123229657 gene encoding bifunctional aspartate aminotransferase and glutamate/aspartate-prephenate aminotransferase-like encodes MANSLRSFHSSTSLVSDSAHSRPEKFKLLTSSRSVSFPSQLKHNLSLSGGVESSRILRNVRACNAEMQVDISLSPTVNAVKPSKTVAITDQATALAQAGIPVIRLAAGEPDFDTPAAIAEAAITAIHEGYTRYTPNAGTLELRSAICHKLKEENGLSYAPDQILVSNGAKQSTLQALLAVCSPGDEVIIPGPFYVSYPEMARIAHATPVILPTKISENFLLDPKLLESKLTEKSRLLILCSPSNPTGSVYPKNLLEEIAKIVAKHPRLLVLSDEIYEHIIYSPATHTSFASLPGMQERTLTVNGFSKAFAMTGWRLGYIAGPKHFIAACNKLQSQFTSGACSISQKAGVAALGLGYAGGETGSTMVKAFRERRDFLVKSFGELDGVKISEPQGAFYLFIDVSSYYGSEAKGFGKIENSESLCRYLLDHFQVALVPGDAFGDNNCIRISYAASLATIQAAMERIKKALAVLRPAVPV; translated from the exons ATGGCCAATTCTCTTCGCTCATTTCATTCCTCTACCAGCTTAGTCTCAGATTCAGCTCACTCCCGCCCGGAAAAATTTAAGCTTTTGACGAGCTCTCGATCCGTCTCTTTCCCCTCACAGTTGAAGCACAATTTGTCTCTTTCTGg AGGCGTAGAGAGTAGTAGAATATTGAGGAATGTACGGGCTTGCAATGCAGAAATGCAAGTTGACATCTCTTTGAGTCCTACAGTTAACGCAGTTAAGCCTTCAAAGACTGTGGCCATAACAGACCAGGCCACTGCGCTTGCTCAAGCTGGTATACCCGTTATTCGTTTGGCTGCAGGTGAGCCTGATTTTGATACCCCAGCTGCTATAGCAGag GCTGCGATAACTGCAATTCATGAAGGTTACACAAGATACACTCCAAATGCAGGTACTTTGGAACTTCGTTCAGCAATTTGTCATAAGCTAAAAG AGGAGAATGGGTTATCATATGCACCTGATCAAATCTTGGTTAGCAATGGAGCCAAACAGAGCACCCTTCAGGCACTCCTTGCTGTTTGTTCCCCAGGAGACGAG GTAATAATTCCAGGTCCATTTTATGTTAGTTACCCAGAAATGGCAAGGATAGCTCATGCAACACCTGTGATTCTGCCAACaaaaatttctgaaaattttctcttGGATCCAAAACTTCTTGAATCAAAGCTAACTGAGAAGTCAAGACTTTTGATTCTATGTTCTCCATCCAACCCAACAGGATCTGTTTACCCCAAGAATTTGCTTGAAGAGATTGCAAAGATTGTTGCTAAACATCCCAGGCTTCTG GTGCTGTCTGATGAAATATATGAACACATAATTTATTCACCAGCAACTCATACAAGCTTTGCGTCTTTGCCGGGCATGCAAGAAAGGACTTTGACTGTTAATGGGTTTTCTAAG GCCTTTGCAATGACCGGTTGGCGACTTGGATACATTGCCGGCCCTAAGCACTTTATTGCTGCTTGTAATAAGCTCCAGAGTCAG TTTACTTCGGGTGCCTGTAGCATATCTCAAAAAGCAGGAGTTGCTGCATTAGGTTTGGGCTATGCAGGTGGGGAGACTGGCTCCACTATGGTTAAAGCTTTCAGGGAGCGGCGTGATTTCTTGGTCAAAAGCTTTGGAGAACTGGATGGGGTTAAAATATCAGAACCTCAG GGAGCTTTCTATCTCTTCATTGATGTCAGTTCTTATTATGGATCAGAGGCCAAGGGTTTtgggaaaattgaaaattctgaGTCTCTCTGTCGATATTTGTTAGACCATTTTCAG GTTGCGTTGGTCCCGGGAGATGCATTTGGGGATAACAATTGTATCCGCATCTCCTATGCTGCATCCCTCGCCACCATACAAGCTGCCATGGAGAGAATTAAGAAAGCACTTGCCGTGCTTAGGCCTGCAGTCCCTGTTTAA